The genomic window GCGCCTTGGGCGGCCTCGTAGTCCATGCGCGCCTTGTCCAGCTCCAGCTCGGAGGCGGCGTCCGCCTCCCGCAGAGCCTGGAAGCGCTCATAGTTTCTTTCCGCCAGCGACAGCCCGGCCTTGGCCTGGGCCAGGGCGCCTTCCGCCTGGGCCAGTTGACCGCGGGCGGTCTGGGGGTCGATCTCCAGCAGCAGCTGGCCCTTCTTCACCGCCTCACCGGCGTCGGCGTGGACGGCGGTGACCATGGCCAGGATGCGGGCGGAGACGGAAGCGGTCTGCTCCGCCTCCACCGTGCCCCGCAACTCCACCCGCGCCGGGGTATCCAGGCGCTGGGCCTGGGTGGTGGAAACCTGCAGGGGCTGCGGTTCGTGGGCGGGACCGGAATGATCTCCCTCTCCGCCGCAGGCACCGAGGCCGAGGAGCAGGAGTAGGGGGAAGACGGTGGAACGTAGGTGCTTCATGGTCTTATCGCTCCTCGGCCGGGCTCACCACCGGATCCTCTGAGGATCCAATGGCAGCCGCGTCCGGTACTGACGGTTGCGGAATTTCGACGGGATTCGGGTTCGGGCGCAGCATGGTTTCCGGTGCCTGGCCGGCGGCCACCGCCAGCCGCAACGCCGCTAGATGGGCGTCGGCGCGGGCTACCAGCTCGCGGGTGGCGGCTTCTCGCCGGGCGGTGGTGGCGTCCAGCAGATCGATGATCTGAGCCACCCCCTGGGCGAAGCGTTGGCTGACGATGCGCTCGCCTTCGTCGGCGGCGTCCTGGGCCAGCACGGCGGTGCGGTGGCGCTGGCGCGCCGAGCGGGCCTGCTCGTAGGCGTCCCGCACTTCGAGTCGCACTCCGTCCTCCATCCAGGCGATCTGGTGACCGGCGGCTTCGGCGTCGGCGCGGGCCGCCGCCGCGGCGGCGCGATGGCGGCCGCCGCTGAACAGGTCCATCCGTGCCACCGCCATCACCGCCGTCGAGCTGCCGTTGGTGCCGATGGGGAATTCATCGAAGAAGTCCTGGCGCACCACCAGCCCCACCCGCGGCCGGCCGGCGGCGCGCTGCACCTGGGCCTCCAGCTCGCCGGCGGCGAGGCGATTGCGGGCCGCTCGAAGGTCCGGCCGCTCGTCGGCGGCGGCGATCCACTCATCGAGGTCGCCTTCCAGGGGCGGCGGGTCCGCCAGAGGTTCCAGCTCCCAGCGCCGGTCGAGCTCTTCCCCCAGCTGCAGCGAGAGGTTGGCCTCCGCCACCCGCGCTTGGCCGCGGGCGGCGCTCAGCAGGTCCTCGATGCGTGCCTGTTCCACCTGCGCCCGCAGCAGCTCGGAGCGCACCAGCAGGCCCTGGTCAACGAAGGCCTGAGCCCGCTGGGCGTGGCGGGTGACGGTCTCCAGAGAGCGCTCCAGCAGCGCCACTTGCTCCCGCGCCTGGGCCAGCTGCACATAGGCCTGGGCCGCCGTCAGGGCGCCCTGGTCGCCGGTGCCCTCCGCGGCTTCTTCCTCGGCGGTTCGAGCGAGCTCCGCTTGTTGGATGCGCCCGCTGAGCTCTCCGCCGGTGTAGAGGGGCAGGGAGAGCTCCAGCCGAGTCCGGGAGTTGTCGAACCAATCGGGATCGTTGGGATCCCCGGCGACGAAGTCCGCGAAGGAGAAGCGTTCCTGGTTGAGCTGCAGGCCGAAGACATCGGCGGGGGAGTCGGTGTACATCCAGGCCTGCTCGACGCTGACGGTGGGCAAGCGGTGCGACCGCGCCTGGCGCTCCCGCGCTTCGGCGGCCAGCACCTTCGCCTCCGCCGCCGCCACCGGCCGGCTTTCGTTGCGCCCTTGGCGCATGGCTTCGGCGAGGCTCAGCGTTCGGGCTGATGCCGATGCTGACGCCGGAGTTGGGGCCGGGGCCTGGAGCTCGGAGGGAGCTGCGGTCTCATCGGCCGCTTCGGCGGCGGCGGTCCAGCCGGCAGTGGCGGCGAAGGCCACGATGGCCATGCAAAGAATTCGGCGATATGTGCGTCGACTCATGATCTTGATCCATTTCCTTCTAGGGAGCCACCTTCTTCTTCTGGCGCCCCCTGCGGCTTCTTGGGGCGCCACCGGCAGTCTCCCCCCACCCCGCGGAGGAGCGGTGCGGGATGGTGAGAGGCTGCCGGTGGTCGCAACCGAGGCCGTTTCTGTGGCCTCTATTGGGTGAGAGACACAAAGGGGTTTTGAGGTTTCAAGACCCGGGAGGTTTCAAGCTAGCGGCCGCGCTCTGGACCAGAGCGCGGGGCCACAGTTGAGGCAACGAGGCGGGCAGGCTGGTCTTCCGGAAGGGCCGACCTTTCAGAGGGGCTAGCCTTCCAGAGGCTCGATGCAGCTGGGCCGGTCGTTGCGCGGGCTGTTGACCTCGGTGCTCACCGCGTAGGTCTCCATCTCCTCTGCGGGATAGGACCCCAGCATGGCCTCCAGCTGCTCGCGGTCGTGGACCTCCGGGTCGAGCCAGGTGTCGTAGTGCTTCGGCTGGAGGATCACCGGCATGCGGTCGTGGACTTCCTTCGCCAGCTCGTTGGGCTCGGTGGTGAGCAGGGTGAAGCTGAGCACCGGCTGGTCGTCCTCCCCGCTCCACCGCGCCCACAGCCCGGCGAAGGCGAAGGGCCGGTGCTCCTTGAGGCGCAGGTAATAGGGCTGCTTGCGGCCATCGAGCTTCTTCCACTCGTAGAAGCCGTCGGCGGGCACCAGGCAGCGGCGCTTTTTGAAGCTGGAGCGGAAGGAGGGCTTCTCCGCGGCGGTTTCGGAGCGGGCGTTGATCAGCCGGTTGCCGATGGACGGATCCTTGGCCCAATGGGGAATCAGTCCCCAGCGCATGGTTCCCAGGGTGCGCTTCCCCTCATGGTTGAGGCCGACGATGGCGGTTTCCTGGGTCGGGGCGATGTTGTAGCGGGGAGACAGCTCCGCCGTCACCTCGGCGACGTCGAAGACTTCGGCGATCACTTCGGATGGGGCGGTGAGGGTGTAGCGTCCGCACATAGTCAAGCCTCCCGGGTTCGGTCTCGTCCTTCTCCGGGGGATTTTCTCATGGTGCCTTCTCCGAAGTACTCCTCCGGCGAGAACGTATCCACCGCGCAGGCTTCTCGCCGCGCCGCTTCGGCGTGCCGGAGCTGAGCCGCTTCTTCGGTGGTCAGGATTCCCTCCGCCACCGCGGATTCCAACAACTCTTCCCCGCGGGCCCGGGGGAGCTGGCCATTGGCGACGGCCTCCCGCAGGCGGCGCTCCAGCGGTTCCACTTCCAGCAAGAGCTCGAAGGCCCGCTCCAGCCGTTCGATCCCCACGCCCTCGAGATGTAAGCCCGAGGTCAGGCGGTCCCGAGCTTTCCCACCGCTCTTCATATTGGGAGCCAACACCGCCGCGGCACGCCGGCCGAGGTCGTCGGACGGCCCGCGGCCCAGCGGATTGAGGCGTAGCCAGAACCGCGCCGGTCCGCGCATCCACCATTTGAGCAGCGGTGCGTCGAGGCCGGTGGCGATGCCTTCGAAGGCTTCTTGGATGCGCTCCAGGGCGGTCTCGGCGCACCATTGCACCAGGGGCAGATCCTCCTCCTGGCGCCCCTCCGCCTCATAGCGACGCAGCGCCGCGAAGCCCAAGAGCATCCACGACAGCGCGTCAGCGTAGCGGCCGGT from Acidobacteriota bacterium includes these protein-coding regions:
- a CDS encoding SOS response-associated peptidase, coding for MCGRYTLTAPSEVIAEVFDVAEVTAELSPRYNIAPTQETAIVGLNHEGKRTLGTMRWGLIPHWAKDPSIGNRLINARSETAAEKPSFRSSFKKRRCLVPADGFYEWKKLDGRKQPYYLRLKEHRPFAFAGLWARWSGEDDQPVLSFTLLTTEPNELAKEVHDRMPVILQPKHYDTWLDPEVHDREQLEAMLGSYPAEEMETYAVSTEVNSPRNDRPSCIEPLEG
- a CDS encoding TolC family protein → MSRRTYRRILCMAIVAFAATAGWTAAAEAADETAAPSELQAPAPTPASASASARTLSLAEAMRQGRNESRPVAAAEAKVLAAEARERQARSHRLPTVSVEQAWMYTDSPADVFGLQLNQERFSFADFVAGDPNDPDWFDNSRTRLELSLPLYTGGELSGRIQQAELARTAEEEAAEGTGDQGALTAAQAYVQLAQAREQVALLERSLETVTRHAQRAQAFVDQGLLVRSELLRAQVEQARIEDLLSAARGQARVAEANLSLQLGEELDRRWELEPLADPPPLEGDLDEWIAAADERPDLRAARNRLAAGELEAQVQRAAGRPRVGLVVRQDFFDEFPIGTNGSSTAVMAVARMDLFSGGRHRAAAAAARADAEAAGHQIAWMEDGVRLEVRDAYEQARSARQRHRTAVLAQDAADEGERIVSQRFAQGVAQIIDLLDATTARREAATRELVARADAHLAALRLAVAAGQAPETMLRPNPNPVEIPQPSVPDAAAIGSSEDPVVSPAEER